Proteins from a single region of Peptococcaceae bacterium:
- a CDS encoding DUF6382 domain-containing protein → MEENVFTFLQNRANVRWEKDSSGSWLVFDINGEERILQYQVEMIRHNRRLQAVIVHKRQVNERVELWYEAGETVPLANYLREKNLTRDGLLDVLDLMIKCVSGCKNYFLYDRCFLLDIDYLFIHPRSLTVFFVYLPLLLGGDAESNFQRFLRQLSTAWRPEKNGDGLHLQRIIQELCAAERIRFEEMARVLKECRYSYFKRCEQKRGPEEKPFRLAPEQDEAGKEGKASDKGEKEALLAGLKTFSFIVALEAAVVAFFSFLTTSKGEGGSVADRLTLGLILTAVNILLLGVIFRKTPGQGSKKDKTEYLGAGWQDCLTKRMARDKEVLRKEMELQQQRKKNRDKRPGN, encoded by the coding sequence ATGGAAGAAAACGTTTTTACCTTTTTGCAAAACAGGGCAAATGTCCGCTGGGAGAAGGATTCTTCCGGCAGCTGGCTTGTATTTGACATTAACGGAGAGGAAAGGATCCTGCAGTACCAAGTGGAGATGATCAGGCATAATCGCCGGCTGCAGGCAGTAATTGTCCATAAACGGCAGGTTAACGAAAGGGTCGAATTGTGGTACGAAGCGGGGGAAACGGTTCCTCTGGCCAATTACCTGCGCGAGAAAAACCTGACGAGGGATGGGTTGCTGGATGTCCTTGATTTGATGATCAAATGCGTTTCCGGGTGTAAAAACTATTTTTTGTATGACAGGTGTTTTCTACTGGATATCGACTACCTGTTTATTCACCCGCGCAGCCTGACGGTCTTTTTCGTCTATCTTCCGTTGTTGCTGGGAGGGGATGCCGAAAGCAATTTCCAGCGGTTTTTACGGCAGTTGTCAACAGCCTGGCGGCCGGAGAAAAACGGCGACGGCTTGCACCTGCAGCGAATTATCCAGGAATTGTGCGCTGCGGAACGGATAAGGTTTGAAGAAATGGCGCGGGTGCTCAAAGAGTGCCGGTATTCTTATTTTAAACGGTGTGAACAAAAAAGAGGCCCTGAAGAGAAACCGTTTCGTCTTGCTCCTGAACAGGATGAGGCAGGGAAAGAAGGAAAAGCGAGCGATAAAGGCGAAAAGGAAGCCTTGCTGGCCGGCCTAAAAACCTTTTCCTTTATTGTTGCCCTGGAAGCGGCTGTCGTTGCCTTCTTTTCTTTCTTGACGACCTCAAAAGGAGAGGGTGGAAGCGTTGCCGACCGTTTGACCCTAGGACTCATCCTTACGGCAGTTAATATTCTCTTGCTGGGCGTGATCTTCCGGAAAACGCCTGGGCAAGGGTCAAAAAAGGATAAGACGGAATACCTTGGGGCAGGCTGGCAGGATTGCTTGACCAAACGAATGGCCAGGGACAAGGAAGTACTGCGCAAAGAAATGGAATTGCAGCAACAAAGAAAGAAAAATCGGGACAAAAGGCCTGGAAATTAA
- a CDS encoding DUF5702 domain-containing protein gives MNVVKNCRGAVTLFLVIIFTALLVLTGVLVDAARIMAAENRVSATLASAARSALAACHEGLSAEFGIYGSLVKSGDIEEYLRRNLKEEAGGFNMVRYEVLSVQTAAGASDSLENNETIKEQILQYVKYRVPLSTSENLLERLAGCGLEGKAGFMESGRQAAAARARLKTECAAINKRKEEIIVSLGDLREAPIGFAQKAASALEELEEMLDSRLMPLIKEYEDNVRAYNEKNGSPKEFLNEETALLRQKVDILRKQINQSAAALERIDSGRAGPPGVSGRHAPILDEYLAAFREMEGLVLADLSVKPQVKHNGAGLSRVLDFIEKRLPLKKMRDNGIEREIPGEAEGEEGWSVFLTGAGRLEPQEINEGLAASEGERVSSYLRQLGQRTADLALQGRDNFYLTWYIMDKCTYLTSATVRDHYFQKGEVEYIIGGNASELTNLLTVFRKIFFLRYAVNVLQCFLESRITHPFFRLASALAGGIPPACTDVARLYQGEEVPFYPELPGLKMKYSDYLRLFLLLQSEETRLDRIKQLMEVNMREMRQEENFALSAYRAACRAAAEVEINLWFIPALHLENFKSGKYRLKCETFVGY, from the coding sequence ATGAATGTAGTGAAAAACTGCCGCGGTGCCGTAACATTGTTTCTCGTGATCATTTTTACGGCTCTGCTTGTCCTGACAGGAGTGCTGGTTGACGCCGCAAGGATCATGGCGGCTGAAAACCGTGTCAGCGCAACTTTGGCCTCTGCGGCCAGGTCAGCCCTGGCTGCCTGCCATGAAGGGCTGTCCGCCGAATTCGGGATATACGGCAGCCTGGTTAAGAGCGGAGATATTGAAGAGTACTTGCGAAGAAATCTGAAAGAAGAAGCCGGCGGTTTCAACATGGTCAGGTATGAGGTCTTATCCGTTCAGACCGCGGCCGGCGCGAGCGACAGCCTGGAAAACAACGAAACAATAAAGGAACAAATCCTGCAGTACGTGAAATACAGAGTGCCCCTTTCCACTTCGGAAAACCTGTTGGAAAGGCTGGCCGGCTGCGGCCTGGAAGGGAAAGCCGGGTTCATGGAGTCCGGCCGGCAGGCCGCTGCGGCGAGGGCCAGGCTTAAGACGGAATGCGCGGCGATAAATAAAAGAAAGGAAGAGATCATAGTTTCTCTTGGCGATTTAAGAGAAGCGCCGATCGGCTTTGCCCAAAAAGCGGCTTCCGCCCTGGAGGAACTGGAGGAGATGCTTGATTCCCGTTTGATGCCGCTTATTAAAGAATATGAAGACAATGTCCGGGCCTATAACGAAAAAAACGGCAGCCCAAAAGAATTTTTAAATGAAGAGACAGCCCTTTTGCGGCAAAAGGTTGACATTCTCCGCAAGCAAATAAATCAAAGCGCAGCAGCGCTGGAAAGGATCGACAGCGGGCGGGCGGGGCCTCCAGGGGTGAGCGGCCGGCATGCTCCCATTTTGGATGAGTATTTGGCCGCTTTTCGCGAGATGGAAGGGTTAGTGCTGGCTGACCTGAGCGTAAAGCCGCAGGTTAAGCATAACGGCGCCGGTTTAAGCCGGGTCTTGGATTTTATCGAAAAAAGGCTGCCGCTGAAAAAGATGCGTGACAACGGCATCGAGCGTGAAATACCCGGCGAGGCGGAAGGCGAAGAGGGCTGGAGCGTTTTTTTGACGGGCGCAGGCAGGCTCGAACCCCAAGAGATAAACGAGGGATTAGCCGCTTCAGAGGGTGAAAGGGTTTCCTCGTATTTGCGCCAGCTGGGGCAGAGGACGGCTGACCTGGCCTTGCAGGGCCGCGACAATTTTTATCTGACCTGGTATATCATGGACAAGTGCACTTACCTCACTTCGGCCACAGTGCGCGACCATTATTTCCAAAAGGGTGAAGTCGAATACATAATAGGCGGGAATGCGTCCGAATTGACAAACTTGCTAACGGTCTTCCGGAAGATTTTCTTTTTGCGCTACGCGGTCAATGTGCTGCAGTGTTTCCTTGAAAGCAGAATCACGCATCCTTTTTTCCGGCTGGCTTCCGCCTTGGCGGGCGGAATTCCGCCTGCCTGCACGGATGTCGCCAGGTTGTACCAGGGCGAAGAGGTTCCCTTTTACCCGGAATTGCCAGGGTTGAAAATGAAGTATTCCGACTATTTACGCCTGTTTTTGCTGCTGCAAAGCGAGGAAACGCGGCTTGACAGGATAAAACAGCTGATGGAGGTCAATATGAGGGAGATGCGCCAGGAAGAGAATTTTGCGCTTTCCGCTTACCGGGCTGCGTGCCGGGCCGCGGCCGAAGTGGAAATCAACCTCTGGTTTATACCGGCACTGCACCTTGAGAATTTCAAGAGCGGCAAATACCGTTTGAAGTGTGAAACTTTTGTCGGGTATTGA
- a CDS encoding efflux RND transporter periplasmic adaptor subunit codes for MDKKRRAAAAAAVLMLLLTGSYLVYKGFFSRTGDVIQATGTIEATTIELNARSAGAVERIAVKAGDYVKQGQLVAELSRKDLVAQRERDELAVVKAEASLNDLLSGARVQEKNEAAANVKIARADYQKASDDLARMEALYEEGAVPAVEVEQARTACEISKSKLEAAEARLSLLEEGSRPEQIEAARAEVERCRAVLKASEALLEDLKLYSPVDGVVLSKNYEEGEFVQLGASIATVADLNDLWIRVYIPTDDLPRVKLGQKVSFSVSGFNKSFEGLVEEIASRGEFTPKTIQTKKERTNVVFAVKIRIDSAGGVLKPGMPADVSFDREQ; via the coding sequence GTGGATAAAAAGAGGCGAGCGGCGGCAGCGGCAGCGGTCCTGATGCTTCTTTTGACCGGGAGTTACCTGGTTTATAAAGGGTTTTTCAGCCGGACAGGGGACGTTATCCAGGCTACCGGCACGATTGAGGCCACCACCATTGAACTGAACGCCAGGTCGGCGGGAGCCGTTGAAAGAATAGCCGTCAAGGCTGGGGATTATGTTAAACAAGGACAGCTGGTGGCGGAGCTTTCCCGCAAGGACCTTGTTGCCCAGAGGGAAAGGGATGAATTGGCCGTTGTCAAGGCGGAGGCTTCCTTGAATGACCTGCTGTCAGGCGCTCGGGTCCAGGAAAAGAACGAAGCGGCCGCCAATGTGAAAATAGCCCGGGCCGATTACCAGAAGGCTTCCGACGACCTGGCGAGAATGGAGGCCCTTTACGAAGAAGGGGCAGTTCCTGCCGTAGAGGTGGAACAGGCCCGCACGGCCTGTGAAATAAGCAAAAGCAAGCTGGAAGCGGCGGAAGCCAGATTAAGCCTGCTGGAAGAGGGAAGCCGGCCTGAACAGATTGAGGCGGCCCGTGCCGAGGTGGAAAGATGCAGGGCGGTCCTGAAAGCGAGCGAAGCCCTGCTTGAAGATTTGAAATTATACTCCCCGGTGGACGGGGTTGTGCTGTCAAAGAACTATGAGGAAGGCGAGTTTGTCCAGCTGGGAGCTTCAATTGCCACCGTCGCCGATTTGAACGACCTCTGGATCAGGGTATACATCCCCACGGACGACCTGCCCAGGGTGAAACTGGGGCAAAAGGTCAGTTTCAGCGTGAGCGGCTTCAACAAGAGTTTTGAGGGACTGGTGGAGGAAATTGCCTCCCGGGGCGAGTTTACTCCCAAAACGATCCAAACAAAAAAGGAAAGGACCAATGTCGTTTTCGCCGTGAAAATCAGGATCGACAGCGCCGGAGGCGTTCTCAAACCGGGAATGCCGGCGGATGTCAGCTTTGACCGGGAGCAGTGA
- a CDS encoding DUF2225 domain-containing protein yields the protein MDAAVYLYDKTLVCLNCDARFKTKKVRTSRVVITKKDADFCTYYEGENPYFYEVGVCPRCGCAFTENFILPTPDKKEVLRKEYVMKVQPVDLCGPRNIEDALRCYKLCLLCANFLHQPKSIIAGILLRIAWLYRYLGNKEEEERYLVRSVSLFEEVYSYEDPDKVPIEKHRLIYLIGELHGRLGRYLEARKWFNLLFSEKGLEPALNRLAREQWENYRSALTS from the coding sequence ATGGACGCAGCTGTATATTTATATGACAAAACACTGGTTTGTCTTAACTGTGACGCTCGCTTTAAAACGAAGAAGGTCAGGACCAGCAGGGTTGTCATAACTAAAAAGGATGCTGATTTTTGCACTTATTACGAGGGAGAAAACCCTTATTTTTATGAAGTCGGGGTCTGCCCTCGCTGCGGCTGCGCTTTTACGGAAAATTTCATTTTGCCTACGCCGGATAAAAAAGAGGTTTTAAGAAAGGAATACGTAATGAAAGTACAGCCGGTCGACCTCTGCGGGCCAAGAAATATTGAGGACGCCCTCCGGTGTTACAAGTTGTGCCTGTTATGCGCAAATTTTCTCCACCAGCCAAAATCGATCATTGCCGGGATTTTGCTGAGGATAGCCTGGCTTTACCGCTACCTGGGCAACAAGGAAGAGGAAGAAAGGTACCTTGTCAGGTCCGTGTCTTTGTTTGAAGAAGTTTATTCGTATGAGGACCCGGACAAGGTGCCCATAGAGAAACACAGGCTGATTTATTTGATTGGCGAGCTTCACGGCAGGCTCGGCCGCTACCTGGAGGCAAGGAAATGGTTCAACCTTCTTTTCTCTGAAAAAGGGCTTGAGCCTGCCCTGAACAGGCTGGCCAGGGAACAGTGGGAGAATTACAGGTCTGCCCTGACAAGTTAG